The following are encoded together in the Daucus carota subsp. sativus chromosome 5, DH1 v3.0, whole genome shotgun sequence genome:
- the LOC135152607 gene encoding uncharacterized protein LOC135152607 isoform X2, with amino-acid sequence MPCLFKVGTPRVCVFYSPPAPCCRQDLLFLQRRAENIKKSRTIGTSSAFDNISSGKNATSRVPLSTVDHNESNQYVGNSHSPLSNSRRYSLVAETCESDYALKATGRVLLSTVDQNASNQSIRRSPLSNIDQNANPGFCVGFYRHRCQA; translated from the exons ATGCCGTGTTTGTTTAAGGTAGGAACACCAcgtgtttgtgttttttattcACCACCGGCACCATGTTGCAGGCAGGATTTATTATTTCTGCAAAGACGCGCTGAAAACATTAAGAAATCCAGGACCATCGGGACTTCGTCAGCGTTTGACAATATCAGCTCAGGAAAAAATG CCACGAGTCGTGTCCCTCTATCAACTGTTGATCATAATGAATCCAATCAAT ATGTAGGCAACAGTCATTCTCCTCTTTCCAACAGTCGTCGGTATTCGTTGGTTGCAGAAACCTGTGAATCAGATTATGCTCTTAAAG CCACAGGTCGTGTCTTGCTATCAACTGTTGACCAGAATGCATCAAATCAAT CAATCAGGCGTTCTCCGTTGTCCAATATTGATCAAAATGCAAATCCTGGCTTTTGTGTTGGATTCTACCGTCACAG GTGTCAAGCGTAG
- the LOC135152607 gene encoding uncharacterized protein LOC135152607 isoform X1 has protein sequence MPCLFKVGTPRVCVFYSPPAPCCRQDLLFLQRRAENIKKSRTIGTSSAFDNISSGKNATSRVPLSTVDHNESNQYVGNSHSPLSNSRRYSLVAETCESDYALKATGRVLLSTVDQNASNQSIRRSPLSNIDQNANPGFCVGFYRHRSIAI, from the exons ATGCCGTGTTTGTTTAAGGTAGGAACACCAcgtgtttgtgttttttattcACCACCGGCACCATGTTGCAGGCAGGATTTATTATTTCTGCAAAGACGCGCTGAAAACATTAAGAAATCCAGGACCATCGGGACTTCGTCAGCGTTTGACAATATCAGCTCAGGAAAAAATG CCACGAGTCGTGTCCCTCTATCAACTGTTGATCATAATGAATCCAATCAAT ATGTAGGCAACAGTCATTCTCCTCTTTCCAACAGTCGTCGGTATTCGTTGGTTGCAGAAACCTGTGAATCAGATTATGCTCTTAAAG CCACAGGTCGTGTCTTGCTATCAACTGTTGACCAGAATGCATCAAATCAAT CAATCAGGCGTTCTCCGTTGTCCAATATTGATCAAAATGCAAATCCTGGCTTTTGTGTTGGATTCTACCGTCACAGGTCGATAGCAATTTAG
- the LOC108220488 gene encoding probable 3-beta-hydroxysteroid-Delta(8),Delta(7)-isomerase produces the protein MAGAQSSQGYGHPYIPEDLSLPGFVPGFLSMSTIVGVYGGSSLLVVSLVWIISGRAAKLAKLDRLLMCWWVFTGLTHMILEGYFVFSPQFYQKTTPHYLAEVWKEYSKGDSRYVGRDSGVIAVEGITAVLEGPACLLVTYAIAKRKSYSHILQIAISLGQLYGTAVYFITSFLEGDNFATNSFYYYAYYIFANSFWVWIPTLIVIRSWSKICAAFTAQEQKNSKAKKR, from the exons ATGGCGGGAGCTCAGTCATCTCAAGGATATGGCCATCCTTATATTCCGGAAGATCTTAGTCTTCCAGGTTTCGTGCCTGGTTTTCTCTCAATGTCAACTATTGTTGGAGTCTATGGAGGGTCTTCGTTGCTTGTTGTATCCCTCGTATGGATTATCTCCG GGAGAGCTGCTAAATTAGCCAAACTTGACAGATTGCTCATGTGCTGGTGGGTTTTCACTGGTCTGACCCACATGATACTTGAGGGTTATTTTGTTTTTTCACCGCAATTTTATCAGAAGACAACTCCCCATTACCTAGCAGAAGTCT gGAAGGAATACAGCAAAGGTGATTCAAGATACGTAGGACGGGATTCTGGAGTAATTGCTGTAGAAGGAATAACTGCAGTTTTGGAGGGTCCAGCTTGCCTTCTAGTAAC GTATGCTATAGCCAAAAGGAAATCATACAGCCACATACttcagattgctatttctctTGGACAGCTATACGGGACTGCTGTATATTTCATCACTTCTTTCTTGGAAGGGGATAACTTCGCCACAAACTCTTTCTATTATTATGCCTACTACATATTTGCAAACTCTTTTTGGGTTTGGATACCTACACTTATAGTTATTCGGAGCTGGAGCAAGATATGTGCAGCATTTACAGCCCAAGAGCAGAAAAATTCAAAGGCCAAGAAACGTTGA